In Marinibacterium anthonyi, the DNA window ATGCAGCCAACAAGCCCATCGTTCCATTCAGCGAGGAGGCACTGGACACCCGCAACAAGAATTTCTCTGCCGCTGTGGCGCTCACGACCATCGATGGCGTTCAGGTCCCCACCGCAGTCTACAACATCATCGTGAACTGGGGGCAGTCTCTCGCGGCTGGCAATCAGACCTGGCCCAGCCTGTCGAAGACGCCGGAGCCTGGTTCGATGATGCTGGGGGACAACGTCGATAACCTCAGCGACGCCACGACATACGGTGTGATGGGGGTCGAGCAACTCAATCCGCTGGTGGCATACACCCACAACGGGACCACCAACCTCGACGGCTCCGGCGAACTGGCCCTCTCCCCCGGAGCCGCAAATGTCGGGGAGCCCCCGGTCATCGGGCTCACCAACGGCCTGAAGCGGGCTCTGAACCGTCGCGCGCTGTCCGAGAACGATGGGCGCAATCTGGTGGCCATCTCCCCGGCCATCGGCGGCAAGACCATCGAGCAGCTGTCCAAGGGCGCTCTGAATACCCATGACGCGATCGACCGGTACTCCATCCTGACCGATGGTGTGGGCAGGGTCGTGACACTGGCCGCTGCAGACAGCTGCGTCGTGTCAGTCGTCAACTGGATGCAGGGCGAGTACAACTACCGAGACCTCGGGGCGAGCTGGGACCAGGCGAGCTATGAGACGCTGCTGCATGCCATGTTCGACAACATCGCGGCAGACGTTATGGCACTGACCGGCCAGGAATTCGGCCCCCTGTTCGTGATGTATCAGACGACAGGAACATGGACGCGGGACGTCGATAGTTTCGGCAATCCGGGGCTGCATATCGCCATGGCACAGCTCAACGTGGCCCTGAGCCGCAAGGACACGGTCATGGCGGGCCCAGCCTATCCCTACACGGACCGGGGCGGTCACCTGGAACCGAACGGATCGCGCTGGTTCGGGCATCAGATGGCAAAGGTCTCCCGCCACGTTCTGCTTGATGGGAGAGACTTCCAGCCCATTCGGCCGCTGGCGATCACGGCGCGTGGGACCGATGTCTATGTGAGCATCCATGTGCCCGTGGCGCCTCTTGTCTTCGACACGCCCTACGTCGTGACCACGGCTACGGACTATGTCGCGCGGGGGTTCAAGGTCACGTCGGCTGACGGTCTGACGGTCTATCCGATCAGCTCTGTCGAAATCGTGGCCGACACCGTTGTGAAGATCTCTCTGGCGAACCCGCCGGCTGCGGATGCCCTGGTCTGGTACGCGGACAAGACCGTCCACAATGGCAACGGCAATCTGCGTGACAGCGATCCTGCTGAGGCGTTCGACACCTATGAGTACGTCCCGGAGCGTGGGGCATACCTGACCGACAACGTTGCCGCTCTGGTCGATAAAAAATACGCGCTGCACAACTGGTGCGTCGCCTTCTGCCTTCCCATCACCTATTCGGAGTTCTGAGCGATGCTCATCAAATTGACCAATGCGGACTTCTCGGCCGCCGGCCTTGGAAAGGTCACTCGCTACATCGGCGGCGTTCCGTCGACGAACCTTCGTGCCCTCTACCTCATGAACGACGGTGTAGATGGGGACGACGTCACCACGCTGACCGATTTCTCGGGGAACGGCAATCACGCGACGCTTCTTGACGGTTGGGATCCAGCCGTTCAGCGGTCGTACGGGATCGAGGTTGATCAGGAGAACGGCGTCGCCTATGAGGTTCCGCTGCCGTGCAACCTGCCCGGTCAGGAGATGACCGTATTTGTCTCTGCCCGAAACAAGCTTCCATCGGCGGAATCCAACGTGTTCAACACGTTCTTTGGATCCAAGGACAATGGCAACATGTTGGATCCGAGCCTGGCGCATACAAACGCACCGTCGCTTTGTCTGAACTTTTCCGGCCAGTCGGCCGCTGGGAACTTCCAGATTTTTGACAGCGGGAGCGATCTGCTTGGGGCCGGCACCGTTGGTTTCACCGGCGAGGGGCCTGGCTATGGTGAGGCGGGCGCCGTCGGGTTTGGCCTGAGTGCCGTTTCCGATGAAGTCATCTTGCACGTCGAGGGGGCAACGGACCGCGTGCAGGCCGGGGCTGCCACCGCTCTGACCGACTTCTACGACGGCGTCACCGATCGCGGAAACATGCTCATTGGCTGCTGGCCGCAGAACATCCGCAGCACGCTTGTGACGTCCATCGCGGACATCTACGCGATTGCGATCTATGACCGTGTGTTCACCGAAGCCGCAGCTGCGAGCTATCTGTCCGACATGAAAACCATCGCGCAGGTCCGGGGCGTCACCTTCCCGTAACGGCGCTGCCGCCGGCACCCTGCGCTGGAACGTCGGGCGACGGCCACTGAGAGAGTGGCTATGCGCACAAGCAATCATAAAGAGGCTGCATGGCCCTCAACGAGGTATCAACAATGCCATTCATGGGATAAATTCCTATCGGTTTATCGGAAATCGAGATTTCCTTTGACACTTCAGACAGATCTTTAGCCATTGCAGACTTCGGGTCGCCAAAGTGAACTTCTCCTGCTTGGTTGGCCAGATACTTGATGTATTCTCTATGCGTCATGAAGCCCGTCGTCACTTTCAGCACAGGTCGGGCCAGAAACTCGTCAAGTCCCATCTTCTTTCGAGGGCCCAGTCGGAAAAAAGACGGATCACAAAACATAAAGGTGGGCTCTGGTACGCTGTCGGGCAATTTTGGAAAATAGGGTTCAGCGGGCATGTCAAAGACGAGTTCGACCCTCCGATCTTTGTTAGCCCTATGAAAGTGCCCATCGAGGAAGAGAAGTCGAAGGATGCCAGACGCACTCAGGAGGTTCATTGACGTCGGCCTAGCGTGAATGGCACTCAGTGCATTAAACTTTCCCACGAAGATTTCTTCTGCTGAAAACACCCGTCCACCGAATCAATGACCACGCCGCTCAATACTGGACTTAGGCACCTGCGAGCTCAACTAGGCTTGCTGCACGGGAACTGTCTATGATGAACGCCGTGCTCGCGGGATCTCGAAGCGACGCGCAGCCTGATGCAGCACTTGGCGGAGAAGATCGAGACCGTCTGAAGATAACAGGGGTGATGAACAGCCCGTTCAACACCCCCTTCAGCCCCGAACTCAAAAACCGTTCTTAAACAAACCAGCAGGAAATTATCATTCTGCGCCAATCAAAGGATGAGCCCATGTGCCAGACAAAAGAAGATGCAAAATCAAAGATCGACGAGCTTACCGAGGCGATGCACCGCCTCGCAAGCGCGCTGGAGCGCTCTTTAGACCGCGAGGAAGTTCATCTCGACATCCATTCGAACTCCGGGGGCTTGAGGGGTTGTAGCCTGCCCGTGGATTGAGTTACCGGAAATCGTTCCGGTAACTGACAAATGAGCGTTGCTGACACCAAAAACAGACTTCATGCCCGGCCAGTGGGTGTGTTCAGCGATGTCTACCTCGGCGGTAAAAGTGTCGCCGTCGAGGTGGTAAGTTCCCACGTAGAACATACCGAAGTCGCCTCCACGGACGCGCTCCCCTTCGAGAAGGACAACACCCCCGCCCTTTCCAAGCGCAGTTGTAAAGACGACTTTGTACAAACCTTCATTCATATCACGAACCTTCCGTTTCCACCGCATACTCCGGCAAGATCTCTGATTCGCATAGAGCGACCGATGGAATGAAGCGCAAATCCCGGGATTGGATTTCGGTAGGGGAGATCTGTCTCGGCGCTGACGACCGTCGGACACGCCGTAATTCTTGCTCGGCGCGCGGTCAGCACCTGGCGAAGAAGATCGAGATCGCCTGAAGATAACAGGGGTGATGAACGGCCCGTTCAACACCCCCTTCAACAAATGCGTTTGCTGCAAACTTCAGTGTCAATCACTGCAAACTTCGCTGTCACGCTACAGTCACGCTACAGTCACGCTACAATCCACACCAGATTTTTCTGCCGAACAATCTCTCCCCAGCCTCGCCGGAAAGCCAGAAAAATCCATATTTTTACCATTAAAAATATACGCTTGCAGGAAAAATGTAAAAAACCTTCACATCTCCTCTTGCGACAGCCCCCCGCACTTCCGATCTGATGTGATGTGAAAAGGCTTCACATTGACCAACAGACCGGAGAGACACCACCAATGACCCACTATTATTCCCAACCCGCCCCGGAGACCCCGATGGGCTGGCTATCACGGGCCGAAGCCTGGCTTGACGCCAGGGGCAAGGGCGCCTGGATCGCCTGCATGGTTCTCGGCTTCGTCTTCTTCTGGCCCATCGGCCTCGCCTTCCTCGCTTACATGATCTGGAGCAAGAAAATGTTCGGTTCCTGCCGCAAGTCCCACCGCCACGGCCGCTCCATGCATACGCGCGGCTACATGTCCGGATCCTCGGGCAACAGCGCCTTCGACGCCTACAAGGCCGACACCCTGTCCCGGCTCGAACGCGAACAATCGGAATTCGAGGATTTCCTGCAGCGCCTGCGCGACGCCAAGGACAAGGCCGAGTTCGATCAGTTCATGACCGACCGCGCCCGCGCCGCCGCCGCCTCCCCCGAGGACAGTGCCGACACCGGCACCCCTCAGGCCTGACAAACGCCGCGCCCCCGCCAGCCTCTCCGGCGCGGGGGCGCCCGGCACGCTTTATTCCACCCTTCGCGACAAGAGACCCCGATGCACCTCCCCGACCCCGAGAGTCAGCCCGATTTCTACGCCGGCGTGCCCTCCAAGCGCCTGATCGCCTGGATCATCGACACGATCCTGATCGGCGGGCTGGTGCTGCTGGCCATCCCCTTCACCGCCTTCACCGGGCTTTTTTTCCTGCCCTTCCTCTTCCTGGCGCTCAGCTTTGCCTATCGCTTCGCCACCATCGCCAGCGGCTCGTCGACCTGGGGCATGCGCTTTGTCGGGATCGAGCTGCGCGACCAGAACGGCCGGCTCTTGGACAGCGGCACCGCCTTCCTGCACGTGCTGGGCTACACCGTCTCGGTCTCGGTCACGATCCTGCAGCTGGCCTCCATCGTGATGATGCTCGTCAGCCCCCGCGGCCAGGGCCTGACCGATTCGCTGCTGGGCACCACCGCGCTTAACCGGCGCGCCCGCTTCTGACGCTTCGTCCCGCGTCAAAGCGCCACGATCCGCCGGCCGGCCTTGTCCGGCCGCGTCGGCACACCAATATCCCGTCTTGGCGAGGTCGGGGGGCGTTGCTATCATCGCCCTTGACTCATGCCAGGAGCCCCATGCGACATACGCTGCCAATCGCACCCCAATTCTACGTCACCGCGCCGCAGCCCTGCCCTTATCTGGACGGCCGCATGGAACGGAAGCTGTTCACCGCGCTGCAAGGCGAAGGCGCCGAGCGGTTGAACAATTCGCTGTCGCAGCAAGGCTTCCGCCGATCCCAGAACGTGCTTTACCGGCCCTCCTGCGCGGAATGCAGCGCCTGCCTGTCGGCGCGCATCAATGTCGCCAATTTCAAGCCGTCGAAAAGCCAGGCCCGCACCACCCGCCGGAATGCCCGCATCACCCGCAAGGCGACGTCGCCCTGGGCGACCGAGGATCAGTACGCCTTGTTCCGCCGCTACCTGGATGCGCGTCACGCCGACGGGGGCATGGCCGACATGGATGTGTTTGAATTCGCCGCGATGATCGAGGAAACGCCGATCCGGTCGCGGGTCATCGAATACGGCGACCCCGAGGCGGGCGACCAGCTGATCGCCGTCAGCCTGACGGACGTGCTGGAGGATGGGCTGAGCATGGTCTATTCCTTCTACGCGCCCGACCGGCCCAGGGACGGGCTGGGGACCTTCATGATCCTCGATCATGTCGAGATCGCGCGTGAGGCGGGCCTGCCCTATGTCTACCTGGGCTACTGGGTGCCGGGCAGCCAGAAGATGGGCTACAAGGCCAAGTTTTCGGGGCTGGAACTTTACGTCGGCGGAGAGTGGCAGAAGATGC includes these proteins:
- a CDS encoding RDD family protein — protein: MHLPDPESQPDFYAGVPSKRLIAWIIDTILIGGLVLLAIPFTAFTGLFFLPFLFLALSFAYRFATIASGSSTWGMRFVGIELRDQNGRLLDSGTAFLHVLGYTVSVSVTILQLASIVMMLVSPRGQGLTDSLLGTTALNRRARF
- a CDS encoding arginyl-tRNA-protein transferase, with translation MRHTLPIAPQFYVTAPQPCPYLDGRMERKLFTALQGEGAERLNNSLSQQGFRRSQNVLYRPSCAECSACLSARINVANFKPSKSQARTTRRNARITRKATSPWATEDQYALFRRYLDARHADGGMADMDVFEFAAMIEETPIRSRVIEYGDPEAGDQLIAVSLTDVLEDGLSMVYSFYAPDRPRDGLGTFMILDHVEIAREAGLPYVYLGYWVPGSQKMGYKAKFSGLELYVGGEWQKMRDPAEYYPETHPLSTDPIAEQVANISLPDRRPTRK